Within the Methanorbis furvi genome, the region AGGTCCCTGACACAAAAATTCCAAAAATCACCGATGCATTCTCCAAACTCTCCGGAGAACCGTATCAGTTTTCCGCATCAGGCGTCAGTGTCTTCGGCAGACCGCCGCGGGTGATCAAAGCTGATGTTTTGGATGGCGGAGTTTCAAAAGAGCTTGCCGCACAGATTGATGCACTCCTGTCTTTAGTCGGCATCCCAAAAGATCCAAAACCGTTTTCCCCTCACCTCACCCTCGCCCGCGTGAAGCTCTACTCGCCGGATCTTCTTCCAAAAATTGCCGCAGTGAAGGATACAGAGTTCGGCTCCTGCATAATTGACTCGGTCGCACTCAAAAAGAGTACATTAACCCCCAGTGGACCCATATATGAAACAGTTGCCGAGGTAAAACTGTGACAAGAAGTATCATAGAACAGGAGGTCTTGGACCGCGTGCTGCCAACCGACGCGGAACGTTCCGCAGCACAGGAGATGGGAAACAAACTGATCGCCGCAGTCTACGAAGTTGCAGGCGTTCCTGCAATGATG harbors:
- the thpR gene encoding RNA 2',3'-cyclic phosphodiesterase; protein product: MARLFIAVEPSLEIRKNLESTAQSLLETSARLTIVQASQMHITLKFIGEVPDTKIPKITDAFSKLSGEPYQFSASGVSVFGRPPRVIKADVLDGGVSKELAAQIDALLSLVGIPKDPKPFSPHLTLARVKLYSPDLLPKIAAVKDTEFGSCIIDSVALKKSTLTPSGPIYETVAEVKL